A region of Streptomyces sp. NBC_01267 DNA encodes the following proteins:
- a CDS encoding DUF6104 family protein yields MYFTDRGIEELEKRRGEEEVTFEWLAEQLRTFVDLNPDFEVPVERLATWLARLDDEDDEDA; encoded by the coding sequence ATGTACTTCACCGACCGCGGCATCGAGGAACTGGAGAAGCGGCGCGGCGAGGAGGAAGTCACCTTCGAGTGGCTGGCCGAGCAGCTGCGTACGTTCGTCGACCTCAACCCCGACTTCGAGGTGCCGGTCGAGCGGCTGGCGACCTGGCTGGCCCGGCTGGACGACGAGGACGACGAGGACGCGTAG
- a CDS encoding CU044_2847 family protein: MAAEVQEIVLPGGAVVHARLTPSGAHDDGYEDVGVAEILQNRVDDLQRVIGGVGDSVLAAARAARPDEATVTFGLEFSVKEGKVISVLAGAEAKASLQVSLTWKLAEQSTANPTGTAPSGVTPGGTTRNGQPPADPADE, translated from the coding sequence GTGGCAGCCGAGGTGCAGGAGATCGTGCTTCCGGGAGGTGCGGTCGTGCACGCCCGTCTGACGCCGTCCGGCGCGCATGACGACGGGTACGAGGACGTCGGGGTCGCGGAGATCCTGCAGAACCGGGTGGACGACCTCCAGCGGGTGATCGGCGGAGTCGGTGACTCGGTGCTGGCCGCGGCGCGGGCCGCCCGGCCCGACGAGGCCACCGTCACCTTCGGCCTGGAGTTCAGCGTCAAGGAGGGCAAGGTCATCTCGGTCCTCGCGGGGGCGGAGGCGAAGGCGTCGCTCCAGGTCTCCCTCACCTGGAAGCTGGCCGAGCAGAGCACTGCGAACCCGACTGGTACGGCCCCGAGCGGCGTGACCCCGGGTGGTACGACCCGGAACGGCCAGCCCCCGGCGGATCCCGCCGATGAGTGA
- a CDS encoding VMAP-C domain-containing protein, producing MSDPDHVVSSLAAAATVQLLPVGGESKDFWGSGFFVAPGWVVTCAHVVRSHLPAGPGGQLDVRGDGFNDGISVHAELADWRLMEREGRVIPVERDLALVRLLDPDIEHECVWFTDRATRVMRTVLVHGYRPGDPDGTGTRAVSFQAKGEINVHDGGYGLVIAPGAEYPKGVSGGPLVDPLTNEVVGVIKSRRKDREGGLAIAAAALRGFGGLYQQVMAGHDSWHAARKGHQTWISRQWSSGESTGRQDTGTGFGPGSWTPRDRRKALGLLAELPAPATGAPIAAVAHKAARNELAPAKNALLSWRDGYGLLYDGDEPLGALVFLRYLQLVARYVHAYGGKSGQLSEWITDRLEEVAHPFQHELVTEVRLPEQLWPDAGQPGRTVLPYPGPGEGPVITVVMDPLHDDASLVDWTIHLFTGDGGSEQIGAYEEAAPGVDAAWHNHQSLRRTLHEVLHAHDPDPDHPLPVEIALPLGGFDTPVHRWQLEDAARLNKLAHLGAQRRLVLRDLGRRGRWSEEAERDIRWQAVAGAERLTVARIPEPGTTQRAAYYEGLTPGAVPVLCRPASRGVGATAMELTLRAGHGIALWDIDGHTGRGCEERCTELRGRVQGLLDRTDRACELPDRIRHLREDIDPRRPETHWPESLVLLYDDPGRSLPADDEETLDSP from the coding sequence ATGAGTGACCCCGATCATGTGGTGAGCTCTCTCGCCGCGGCGGCGACCGTCCAGCTGCTGCCCGTGGGCGGCGAGAGCAAGGACTTCTGGGGCAGCGGCTTCTTCGTCGCGCCCGGCTGGGTGGTGACCTGCGCCCATGTGGTCCGCAGTCACCTGCCCGCAGGCCCCGGCGGGCAGCTGGATGTCCGCGGTGACGGCTTCAACGACGGGATCTCCGTCCACGCGGAGCTCGCGGACTGGCGGCTCATGGAGCGGGAGGGGCGGGTGATCCCCGTCGAGCGGGACCTCGCGCTGGTCCGGCTGCTCGACCCGGACATCGAGCACGAATGCGTCTGGTTCACCGACCGTGCCACCCGGGTGATGCGCACCGTCCTGGTCCACGGCTACCGGCCGGGCGACCCGGACGGGACCGGGACCAGGGCCGTCTCCTTCCAGGCCAAGGGCGAGATCAACGTGCACGACGGCGGCTACGGACTGGTGATCGCCCCCGGAGCCGAGTACCCCAAGGGCGTCTCCGGAGGGCCACTGGTCGATCCGCTCACCAACGAGGTCGTCGGGGTGATCAAGTCCCGCCGGAAGGACCGGGAGGGCGGGCTCGCCATCGCCGCCGCCGCGCTGCGCGGCTTCGGCGGCCTCTACCAGCAGGTGATGGCCGGACACGACAGCTGGCACGCGGCCCGGAAGGGGCACCAGACCTGGATCTCCCGGCAGTGGTCGTCCGGCGAGAGCACCGGGCGGCAGGACACCGGGACCGGCTTCGGGCCCGGGAGCTGGACCCCGCGGGACCGGCGCAAGGCGCTGGGCCTGCTCGCCGAGCTGCCCGCCCCCGCCACCGGCGCCCCCATCGCCGCCGTCGCCCACAAGGCCGCCCGCAACGAACTGGCCCCGGCCAAGAACGCGCTGCTGAGCTGGCGCGACGGCTACGGCCTGCTCTACGACGGCGACGAGCCGCTCGGCGCCCTGGTCTTCCTGCGCTACCTCCAGCTCGTGGCCCGGTACGTGCACGCGTACGGCGGCAAGTCGGGACAGCTGTCCGAGTGGATCACCGACAGGCTGGAGGAGGTGGCCCACCCGTTCCAGCACGAACTGGTCACCGAGGTGCGGCTGCCCGAGCAGCTGTGGCCCGACGCCGGACAGCCGGGCCGCACCGTCCTGCCGTACCCGGGCCCCGGCGAAGGGCCGGTCATCACCGTCGTCATGGACCCGCTGCACGACGACGCCTCCCTCGTCGACTGGACGATCCACCTCTTCACCGGGGACGGCGGCAGCGAACAGATCGGCGCCTACGAGGAGGCGGCGCCGGGAGTCGACGCCGCCTGGCACAACCACCAGTCACTCCGGCGCACGCTCCACGAGGTGCTGCACGCCCACGACCCCGATCCGGACCACCCGCTGCCCGTGGAGATCGCCCTGCCGCTCGGCGGCTTCGACACCCCGGTGCACCGCTGGCAGCTCGAAGACGCCGCCCGTCTGAACAAGCTCGCGCACCTCGGCGCCCAGCGCCGCCTCGTGCTGCGCGACCTCGGGCGCCGCGGCCGGTGGAGCGAGGAGGCCGAACGGGACATCCGCTGGCAGGCCGTGGCCGGGGCGGAGCGCCTGACGGTGGCCCGGATCCCGGAACCCGGCACCACCCAACGAGCCGCATACTACGAGGGGTTGACCCCCGGCGCGGTGCCGGTGCTCTGCCGCCCCGCGAGCCGGGGGGTGGGGGCCACCGCGATGGAACTGACACTGCGGGCCGGTCACGGCATCGCCCTCTGGGACATCGACGGGCACACCGGACGCGGCTGCGAAGAACGCTGCACCGAACTGCGCGGCCGGGTGCAGGGGCTCCTCGACCGTACGGACCGGGCCTGCGAACTCCCGGACCGGATACGTCATCTGAGGGAGGACATCGACCCCCGGAGGCCGGAGACCCACTGGCCCGAATCGCTGGTGCTGCTGTACGACGATCCCGGGCGTTCGCTGCCCGCCGACGACGAGGAAACCCTGGACTCGCCATGA
- a CDS encoding AAA family ATPase, producing the protein MSDWFIYRGTGAPDPTRIDRRPEPPPWRAFDAPPVPYAVPPADSATQRRLGHRVVPLAVPGSEALRLINAALYLRRPLLITGEPGSGKSTLAHDLAFELGLGRVLQWPVVSRTELRDGLYSYDAIGRLQDAQLSRIARPESLGGHEGRESGDGSAAGTGDIGRYLRLGPLGTALLAADRPRVLLIDELDKSDIDLPNDLLNVLEEGEFTLPELERVADRPGQETVQVLTDDGLRVPVTGGRVRCRAFPVVVMTSNRERDFPAPLLRRCIHLDLEAPRDERLAAMVQAHFGAGAYDEHIALVDQFVRTEADGGVRPTDQLLNAIYLVRQTTGQESVADLLMRPLDNGPR; encoded by the coding sequence ATGAGCGATTGGTTCATCTACCGCGGCACAGGGGCCCCCGATCCGACCCGTATCGACCGGCGGCCGGAGCCGCCGCCGTGGCGGGCCTTCGACGCCCCGCCCGTCCCGTACGCCGTACCGCCGGCCGACTCCGCGACGCAGCGGCGGCTGGGCCACCGGGTCGTGCCGCTCGCCGTACCGGGCAGTGAGGCGCTGCGGCTCATCAACGCCGCGCTCTACCTGCGCCGTCCGCTGCTGATCACGGGCGAGCCCGGCTCGGGCAAGAGCACGCTCGCCCACGACCTCGCGTTCGAACTCGGGCTCGGCCGGGTCCTCCAGTGGCCGGTCGTCAGCCGTACCGAACTCCGCGACGGCCTCTACTCCTACGACGCGATCGGCCGCCTCCAGGACGCCCAGCTGTCCCGCATCGCCCGGCCGGAAAGCCTCGGAGGCCACGAAGGCCGGGAAAGCGGGGACGGAAGCGCTGCCGGGACCGGAGACATCGGCCGCTACCTCCGGCTCGGCCCGCTCGGCACCGCGCTGCTCGCCGCCGACCGGCCCCGCGTGCTGCTCATCGACGAGCTGGACAAGAGCGACATCGACCTCCCCAACGACCTGCTCAACGTGCTGGAGGAGGGCGAGTTCACCCTGCCCGAGCTGGAGCGGGTCGCCGACCGCCCCGGGCAGGAGACCGTCCAGGTGCTGACCGACGACGGGCTGCGCGTGCCGGTCACCGGCGGCCGGGTGCGCTGCCGGGCCTTTCCCGTCGTCGTCATGACCAGCAACCGCGAACGGGACTTCCCCGCACCGCTGCTGCGCCGCTGTATCCACCTCGACCTGGAGGCACCCCGGGACGAGCGGCTCGCCGCCATGGTGCAGGCACACTTCGGCGCCGGGGCGTACGACGAACACATCGCCCTGGTCGACCAGTTCGTCAGGACCGAGGCGGACGGCGGGGTGCGCCCCACCGACCAGTTGCTCAACGCGATCTATCTCGTCCGGCAGACCACCGGCCAGGAGTCCGTCGCCGACCTCCTGATGCGCCCTCTCGACAACGGGCCCAGGTGA